Proteins encoded in a region of the Plasmodium relictum strain SGS1 genome assembly, contig: PRELSG_00_v1_113, whole genome shotgun sequence genome:
- a CDS encoding fam-h protein, with amino-acid sequence MSTIKIYNKEEKKKVFNYLMRFFMFTFLLVSFRSWNYENELKNVLNLGIKRSLAENKNMEMQAEEESNFCENVVVTKGTLESWNEQNDIRGSMDAKEGNEIQIKEKNQKVKFNERILGICKTNFKLITLSVVFISSIFFFIISVLYTTSRIYIYLPISELCSLYILIISILLTYKEIKIKHKNKSK; translated from the exons ATGTCaactataaaaatatacaataaagaagagaaaaaaaaagtatttaattATCTTATGAGGTTTTTTATGTTCACCTTCTTA TTGGTTTCTTTTAGATCATGGaattatgaaaatgaattaaaaaacgTACTTAATTTAGGAATTAAAAGATCATTagcagaaaataaaaatatggaaaTGCAAGCAGAAGAAGAATCAAACTTCTGCGAAAATGTAGTTGTAACAAAAGGAACTTTAGAATCATGGAATGAGCAAAATGATATAAGGGGAAGTATGGATGCAAAAGAAGGAAATGAAATACagataaaagagaaaaatcaaaaagtaaaatttaatgaaagaATTTTAGGAATATGCAAAACTAATTTTAAACTAATTACATTGTCTGTTGTTTTTATctcatcaatttttttttttataatttccgTATTATATACTACATCtcgtatatatatttacctTCCGATTTCTGAGTTATGtagtttatatattttaattatttcaatACTTTTAACTTACAAGGAAATCAAAATTAAACATAAAAACAAATCTAAGTAG